The following proteins are co-located in the Neofelis nebulosa isolate mNeoNeb1 chromosome 18, mNeoNeb1.pri, whole genome shotgun sequence genome:
- the NHLRC4 gene encoding NHL-repeat-containing protein 4 gives MDLEGRSICHLPCHLPGTGAFVPEDVAVTAAGLVVVSDLVRGAVHALQHAARAPLGRWVTVGTYLAPRGLAVDATGRLLVTDYVLGAVHSFTLSPALQPLAPASMLGLEGPCWVGPGPDGGLAVSEEFGDVWLFGSACQPLGSLGVLKGHAFGNPAGVCTDVEGSVIVADEQGRRVTLFPRAREPVCLVSEGLGRPLGVACAPQGQLVVADAGDSCIKVYQYHSEPA, from the coding sequence ATGGACCTCGAGGGACGCTCCATCTGCCACCTGCCCTGCCATCTGCCGGGGACTGGGGCCTTCGTGCCGGAGGACGTTGCTGTGACGGCCGCTGGGCTTGTGGTGGTCAGTGACCTCGTCCGTGGGGCTGTCCATGCACTTCAGCACGCCGCCCGAGCCCCCCTGGGCCGCTGGGTCACGGTGGGCACCTACCTGGCCCCCCGGGGACTGGCTGTGGATGCCACTGGCCGCCTTCTGGTGACAGACTATGTGCTTGGGGCTGTCCACAGCTTCACACTGAGCCCTGCCTTGCAGCCACTGGCCCCAGCCTCCATGCTGGGTCTGGAGGGCCCGTGCTGGGTGGGCCCAGGGCCTGACGGGGGCCTCGCTGTGAGCGAAGAGTTTGGGGATGTGTGGCTGTTCGGCAGTGCCTGCCAGCCCCTGGGCTCCCTGGGAGTTCTGAAAGGGCATGCTTTTGGGAACCCAGCAGGCGTGTGCACCGATGTGGAGGGCAGTGTCATTGTGGCAGATGAGCAAGGGCGCCGCGTGACCCTCTTTCCTCGGGCCAGGGAGCCTGTCTGCCTGGTGTCTGAGGGGCTGGGGCGGCCCCTGGGTGTGGCCTGTGCCCCTCAGGGCCAGCTCGTGGTGGCAGACGCAGGGGACAGCTGCATCAAGGTGTACCAGTACCACTCAGAGCCAGCCTGA
- the PRR35 gene encoding proline-rich protein 35 — translation MSREAGSCRLGPGARARARKPKKPHYIPRPWGKPYNYKCFQCPFTCLEKSHLYNHMKYSLCKDSLSLLLDSPDWACRRPPAAPRPRAPTPDRPSGPTDTGGQPRGGGGGGGGGGGGGGGGVRPPGAPPAPDPASPVLSLRRHVGGPKLGAEGSPAARDAPKGVGLGGLLAESWKSGPGGGPGGLAVVDAAAAGPESGVPCYPPPAPSEFPEAQSLHVSLLGVNCPLGPGLFSYLGPSLAAAAHMPFLASASPLLPPASTFPSPQAPERPALVPRLYYPLLLEHTLGLPAGKAAPAKPPAAPKGPPGALAPGLLKVPVPGLGRPWPRGGAPRDSGPEGELEPAAQSDPKRRLPLGSSLEPLRAPCSVVKFGSQSSLQTGPSAMLWPEDKEPSNPEPPGPMALLPQQPLDLVPGGPGHVGEDLTRALGDYARVEQRLGQLAPAGGLAPRPLREQLGKIRQELLTIHQALERAVRPPDAPLDLSVKRVPTKGLKGPVGPWGQRELGPTLAQGAPEPPSMLGPAPAEPFSGHTTKCEADSSVPPPGLPLQAPEDPVIPGSSWGARGGPVGSWPPEAVPSIQSPPGAEV, via the exons ATGTCCCGAGAGGCAGGCTCGTGCCGCCTGGGCCccggggcgcgggcgcgggcccGCAAGCCCAAGAAGCCGCACTACATCCCGCGGCCCTGGGGCAAGCCCTACAACTACAAGTGCTTCCAGTGCCCCTTCACCTGCCTGGAGAAGTCGCACCTCTACAACCACATGAAGTACAGCCTCTGCAAGGACTCGCTCTCGCTGCTGCTCGACTCCCCGGACTGGGCGTGCCGTCGCCCCCCGGCCGCTCCCCGGCCCCGCGCGCCCACCCCCGACCGCCCCTCGGGCCCCACAGACACCGGCGGCCAgccccgaggaggaggaggaggaggaggaggaggaggaggaggaggaggaggaggagtgcgGCCCCCTGGCGCTCCCCCTGCGCCCGACCCGGCCTCCCCAGTCCTCTCCCTGCGCCGCCACGTCGGGGGCCCTAAGCTGGGGGCGGAGGGGTCCCCTGCGGCCCGGGATGCTCCGAAGGGTGTGGGCCTCGGCGGGCTCCTGGCTGAGTCCTGGAAGTCGGGGCCGGGCGGGGGTCCCGGGGGCCTGGCCGTGGTGGACGCGGCTGCAGCGGGCCCTGAGAGCGGGGTCCCCTGctaccccccacccgcccccagtGAGTTCCCCGAGGCCCAGAGCCTCCATGTGTCCCTGCTGGGTGTCAACTGCCCTCTCGGGCCGGGTCTCTTCTCCTACCTGGGACCCTCCTTGGCCGCTGCGGCCCACATGCCCTTTCTGGCCTCGGCCAGCCCCCTGCTGCCGCCGGCTTCCACTTTCCCTTCCCCACAAGCCCCCGAGCGCCCTGCCCTGGTCCCCCGCCTATACTACCCCCTGCTCCTGGAGCATACCCTGGGGCTGCCAGCAGGCAAGGCTGCCCCTGCCAAGCCCCCAGCAGCCCCAAAGGGGCCCCCTGGGGCTCTGGCCCCGGGGCTGCTGAAAGTGCCGGTGCCTGGGCTGGGCAGGCCCTGGCCCCGAGGAGGAGCCCCTAGGGACTCAGGGCCGGAGGGGGAGCTGGAGCCGGCTGCCCAGAGTGACCCCAAGAGGAGGCTGCCCCTGGGAAGCAGTCTGGAGCCCCTGAGGGCCCCCTGTAGCGTGGTGAAGTTTGGTTCCCAGAGCAG CTTGCAGACTGGCCCCTCCGCGATGCTCTGGCCTGAGGACAAGGAGCCCAGCAACCCTGAGCCCCCAGGCCCCATGGCCCTCctgccccagcagcccctggACCTAGTGCCAGGTGGCCCCGGGCACGTGGGTGAGGACCTCACCCGGGCCCTGGGTGACTATGCCAGGGTGGAGCAGCGCCTGGGGCAGTTGGCGCCTGCCGGGGGCCTGGCCCCTCGGCCTCTGCGGGAGCAGCTGGGCAAGATTCGCCAGGAGCTGCTCACCATCCACCAGGCCCTGGAGCGGGCTGTTCGGCCGCCGGACGCACCCCTCGACCTCTCTGTGAAACGGGTGCCCACCAAGGGGCTCAAGGGGCCTGTGGGGCCCTGGGGGCAGCGGGAGCTGGGCCCCACGCTCGCCCAGGGGGCCCCCGAACCACCCAGCATGCTGGGCCCTGCACCAGCTGAGCCTTTCTCTGGCCACACCACCAAGTGCGAGGCTGACTCCAGTGTCCCACCCCCGGGCCTCCCCCTTCAGGCCCCGGAGGACCCTGTCATTCCTGGTAGCAGTTGGGGTGCCCGAGGTGGGCCTGTGGGCTCCTGGCCCCCTGAGGCTGTCCCTAGCATTCAGAGCCCCCCTGGTGCTGAGGTCTGA